A part of Miscanthus floridulus cultivar M001 chromosome 6, ASM1932011v1, whole genome shotgun sequence genomic DNA contains:
- the LOC136457062 gene encoding probable glucuronosyltransferase Os01g0926600 has protein sequence MGMGAGSARAMAAALAVLLLVCSGAVAVARAQDTERIEGSAGDVLEDDPVGRLKVYVYELPTKYNKKMVAKDSRCLSHMFAAEIFMHRFLLSSAIRTLNPEEADWFYTPVYTTCDLTPWGHPLPFKSPRIMRSAIQFISNRWPYWNRTEGADHFFVVPHDFGACFHYQEEKAIERGVLPLLRRATLVQTFGQKDHVCLKEGSITIPPYAPPQKMKTRLVPPGTPRSIFVYFRGLFYDTANDPEGGYYARGARASVWENFKNNPLFDISTDHPPTYYEDMQRAVFCLCPLGWAPWSPRLVEAVVFGCIPVIIADDIVLPFADAIPWEEIGVFVAEDDVPKLDTILTSIPMEVILRKQRLLANPSMKQAMLFPQPAQPGDAFHQILNGLARKLPHGEGVFLKPGQKVLNWTEAPRGDLKPW, from the exons GAAGCGCTGGTGATGTGCTCGAAGATGATCCCGTTGGGAGGCTCAAGGTGTATGTCTACGAGTTGCCGACCAAGTACAACAAGAAGATGGTGGCTAAAGATTCTCGGTGTCTCAGCCACATGTTTGCTGCAGAGATCTTTATGCACCGCTTCCTATTGTCTAGTGCGATCCGGACTTTAAATCCAGAAGAAGCTGATTGGTTCTATACTCCAGTATACACCACATGTGATCTCACACCATGGGGCCATCCCTTGCCCTTCAAGTCTCCACGAATAATGAGAAGCGCGATTCAGTTCATTTCCAATCGATGGCCATACTGGAACAGGACAGAGGGAGCAGATCACTTCTTTGTTGTGCCACATGACTTTGGTGCATGCTTCCATTACCAG GAAGAGAAGGCTATCGAGCGAGGAGTCCTTCCATTGCTTCGCCGTGCTACATTGGTCCAGACTTTTGGGCAGAAAGATCATGTCTGCCTAAAGGAAGGCTCCATCACCATCCCACCATATGCTCCTCCTCAGAAGATGAAAACCCGCCTTGTTCCCCCAGGGACCCCTAGGTCGATCTTTGTATATTTCCGTGGTTTATTCTATGACACTGCAAATGATCCTGAGGGTGGTTACTATGCAAG GGGCGCCCGTGCATCGgtatgggagaacttcaagaacaACCCGCTCTTCGACATCTCAACAGACCACCCACCCACCTACTATGAGGACATGCAGCGTGCCGTCTTCTGCCTGTGCCCACTGGGCTGGGCCCCATGGAGCCCCCGTTTGGTGGAGGCGGTGGTGTTCGGCTGCATCCCGGTGATCATCGCTGACGACATTGTCCTTCCCTTTGCGGACGCAATCCCGTGGGAGGAGATTGGTGTCTTTGTGGCTGAGGACGACGTCCCGAAGCTGGACACCATCCTGACATCCATACCGATGGAGGTGATCCTCCGGAAGCAGAGGCTCCTCGCGAATCCATCCATGAAGCAGGCCATGCTGTTCCCACAGCCCGCCCAGCCTGGGGACGCCTTCCACCAGATCCTGAACGGGCTGGCGCGGAAGCTGCCGCACGGCGAGGGCGTGTTCCTGAAGCCCGGGCAGAAGGTGCTGAACTGGACCGAGGCCCCTCGTGGCGACCTGAAGCCGTGGTAG